The genomic segment TGGTAGCGGCGTCCCTCCAGCGACGCGCCGCACTCGGTGCAGAACAGCTCGCCCGCCTCGTTGGATGTCGCGCCGCAGGCCCAGCAGCGCCGCCACGGCTCGCGGTCCACCACCTCGACCTCTGGGCCATCGCCGGCCACCTGCTCGTACCGACCGCCGAAGAGCGCCGGTGCGCCCGGCTGCTGGGGTTGCTGATCCATGCTGTGCTCTCTCTCCATATCTTGCGCGGGCGGGCTGCTGGGCAGCGCCGCCGCAGGGGCGTTCACATCGGGTGCCATAGGGTGATACGCAACAGGGGTGCTCAGTGTTGCGACCAGCCACTCGTCGTCGTGGGGGGCGGGGGCGGGCAGGGGCGGCGCAAGCGGGGACGCGCACTGGATACAGAAGCGCGCCGCACCTCGGTTCTTCGCGCCGCACGCCGGGCAGATCTGCATAGCTACCTCGGGTTCTCACACATGGGCAGGCGCAGCGCCTACCGCTCGGCCCGAATGATCACAACGCTGATGTTGTCGGAGCCACCGCGCTGGTTGGCCAGCGCGATCAGCTGGGCGCAGGCCGCGCCGGGGTCGGCCTGCTCGATGGCGATGCGCGCCAGCTCCTCGTCGCGCACGTAGCTGAACAGGCCGTCGGAGCAGATCAGCACCACATCGCCCGCCTCGATCGGCTCGGAGCGCGTGTCGACATCCACCGTTGGGTCGGTGCCCAGCGAGCGGTAGAGCAGGTTGCGCTGCGGGTGGGTGCGGGCCTCCTCGGCGGTGATCTGGCCGATGTCGACCAGCCGCGCCACCAGGCTGTGGTCGGATGTGAGCTGGGCGACCTTGGCGTTGTCCACTGTCACGCCCCGGGCGTTGATCAGGTAGGCGCGCGAGTCGCCCACCGAGGCGATGTGGATGCGCTCGCCCACGATCAGCACGACGGTGAGGGTTGTGCCCATGCCGCGCTGGGCCGCGTTCTGTCGCGACTCGTTGTAGATGCGGCGGTTGGCGAGGATGGCGGCGGCGCGCAGCAGCGACTCCCAGCCCGCATCGTCCGGCGGGCGGCGGCGGCCCAGGCTGGTGGCCAGCTCGTGCTGCAGCGCCTCGGCGGCGATCTGGCTGGCGCGCTCGCCCGCCGCCGCGCCGCCCATGCCGTCAGCCACGAGGCAGAGCTGGGCCTGGCTGCCATCGGGCAGGGCGATCGTGCCAGTGAAGATCGCGTCCTGGTTATTCCTGCGGATCTGGCCGATATCGCTCTGGGCGGCGATAGCAAACGTGAGGGGCAAAATAGGCACCATCGTTGGTTCCTCTGAGGGCGCGCTCGACATCGGCGCGCCGCAGCGCTGGCAGAACTTCGCCCCGCGGCGGTTGCCGCCGCCGCACGCCGGGCAGGCCATGTCGTAGGCGCGCAGCACCGGCATGCGCGTGGTGATGCGCATGGTGGTGCGGCCCTGGGCCAGCTGCTGCGAGAGGCTGAGCAGGATCTTGGAAAGCTCCTCGATCGCGCTGGCGGCCTGCGCCCTGGTCACGGTGTCGCCGCTGGCCAGCTGCTGCTGCCAGTGGCGGACGCCTGATTCTACCACGTTTACCAGCGCCTGCAGATCCAGGCTCTCGGCCTCGACCTCGACCTGGCCGGGCGCGGGCACAGCAAGCTCGGGGGCGGGCTGGGGCAGGGCGCGCCCGCACGACGGGCAGAAGCGCGACCGCGCCATGGTGGTCGCGCCGCAGTAGGGGCAGCGGGCGGTCGATGCCATAGTGTCCAACAGCCGAAGACATGCTCGCCGTTCGCGGCCTTCCCGCTTCGGTCGGGAAACCAACGGCCTACACGCGCGACCGACGCACGGGCATCGGGCGCACGAGCTATGGGGTATGACGTCGGCACGCGGCGCAGGGGTGCACCCGCTGTGCTACAATTTCCCCCAAACTTCCGGCAAATTATAGCACAGGAGCTGCGCGCGCCCCGGCCCACGCCCACGCGCCCGCCACCCATATGCGAATCGCATTCCTTGACTCATGGCTCCAGAACGCGGTCGACGGCAGCGGCACCGCCGCCTCGATCGGCGGCCTCGGGCAGGCGCTGCGCCGCCAGGGCCACACCGTCACCCGCTTCGGCCCCTTCACCCAGCGGCCCGCCAACCTCACGCTGCGGCGGCTGCTGTTTAACGCCCAGCTGCCCGCGCTGCTGCGCGCGCTGCGCTACGACCTGATCGTGGGCTTCGACATCGACGGCGTGCTGATCTCGGGCCGCAGCGGCAACACGCCCTATGTGTGCTGCGTGAAGGGCGTGATCGCCGAGGAGCTGCTGCACGAGCGCGGCCAGACGCGGGCGCTGTTCCAGGCGCTGGCGCGGCTGGAGCGCCACAACGCCCGCCACGCCGACATGGTGCTGACCGACACGGCCTACGCCCGCGCCGCGATCGGGCGGCACTACGGCGTGCCGGGGCGCAAGGTGCGGCTGGTGCCCGCCGGGATCGACCTGGCCCGCTGGCAGCGCATCGCCGAGGCGACGCCGCGCCAGAGCGACGGCGCGACCATCCTGTGTGTGGCCCGCCAGTACCCGCGCAAGCACGTGGCCGACCTGCTGCGGGCCATGCCGCTGGTGCGCCAGCAGGTGCCGCAGGCCCACGCGGTGATCGTGGGCGACGGGCCGGAACACGCCAGCCTGCGGGCGCTGGCGGGCGAGCTGGGCCTGGGCGAGGCGGTGCGGTTCCTGGGCGCGCTGCCCGATGACGACGAGGTGGCGCGCTGGTACCGCCGCGCCGACATCTTCTGCCTGCCCAGCGTGCAGGAGGGCTTCGGCATGGTGTTTGTGGAGGCCATGGCCAGCGGGCTGCCGGTGGTGGCCACGCTCTCGGCGGCCATCCCCGAGGTGGTGCCGCGTGGCCGCGCCGGGCTGCTGGTGCCGCCCGCGCAGCCGCAGGCCCTGGCGGCGGCCTTGGTCGATCTGCTGCGCAGCCCCGCGAAGCGCGCGGCCTTCGGCGACTTCGGCCAGCAGCATGTGGCCCAGTACGAGTGGGACAGGATCGCCCGCCTGTTCCTGGCCTCGGTGGCGCCGCTACTGCAGACCAGCGTGGGCGAGGTGAGCTAGGGCGAGCGGCCCCGCCCATCCGGCGAAGGCGCAAGAACCAGCGCGCTGGCCATGATCCAGCCCGCAGAGACGAGGCCAGCCGTACGAGGCGGCCTCGTTTTTCTCCCTCTATACCCACCACAATCTCAGGCCGACAAAAAACAAAAAAGGATTATTTTGGGCGTTCCTCTGCGGCGGGCTGGCTATCGCTGGTGAGGATTATGGCCAGCTGGCGATCGCAGCGCCTTCGCCGCATGGGCCAGGTGGGTAAGATTGGCACATCCCTCTTTCTAGAGCTTTTGTTCCCTTGGTGTCTTCGTGCCTTGGTGGTACGTTATCGTTCCCTTCGCGTCTTCGTGGTATTCGCCCCCTCCCGTTCCCTTGACCGCGCCAGAAAGATCGGCCACAATACCAGCATCGCAACCGCCGCACCCGCACACGAGGCCCCCCGCCTATGAGCAACCCGCCCCCCGCCCCCGCCCGGCTGCACTACCTGGATGGCATGCGCGCGCTGGCCGCGCTGGCCGTGGTGGCGCTGCACACCATGCAGATGTACGACACCCCGATGGACGGCGTGGCCGCGCCGCAGCTGCCGCTGCACCAGCCGTGGGCGCAGGCGCTCTACGCCGCGCTGCTGCAGCTCGTCATCCGCCTGGGCAGCGACGCCGTGCCGGTGTTCCTGGTGCTCTCGGGCTTCAGCCTGATGCTGCCTGCGGCGCGGGCGGGCGACGGCAGGCTGCCGGGCGGGGTGGGGCGGTTCTTTCTGCGGCGGGCTAGGCGCATCCTGCCGCCCTACTACGCCGCCGTGCTGCTGGCCTTCGCGCTGATCGCGGCGGTGCCATGGCTGGCCGAGCCGCGCGGGCTGTACTGGGATCTGGCGCTGCCCGCCACCTGGCAGGCGCTGCTGGCCCACCTGCTGCTGGTGCACAACGCCAGCTACGACTGGTACCTGAAGATCAACCCGCCGCTGTGGAGCATCGCGGTGGAGACGCAGATCTACCTGCTGTTCCCGCTGCTGCTGTGGGTGTGGCGAAAGTGGGGCACGCTGGCGCTGGCGGCGGCGGCGCTGGGCTACGGCGTGGTCGCCAACGACCTGCCCATACCGCTGCTGCCGCTCTCGCAGGGCAACTACGTGTGCATCTTTGGCATGGGCATGGCGGCTGCGGCCATCGGGTTCGCGCCGGGGCAGGGCTGGCTGCGGCGGCTGCCCTGGCCGCTGATCACGCTGGGTGCGGCGGCGGCCTACGCGGCGGTGTGCGCGGCCAGCATCGGGCGGCTGGCCCAGCTGCCGGGCTACGCGCCCATCCTGGTGGCGGGCGCGTCCATGGCCAGCGGCATGGTGGCCATGGCGCTGCGCGAGCAGGCGGGCAGGCCCGCCGGGCTGGTGCGCCGCGCCCTGGAGCGGCCCGCGCTGGTGGGGGTGGGCCGGTTCTCGTACAGCATCTACCTCATCCACGCGCCGCTGCTGGCGCTGGCGGCGGCGGCCACGCTGGCCTGGGGCATGCCAGCGCGGCTGGCCTACCCCGCGCTGGCGCTAGGCGGCTGGGCGCTGGTGCTGGCGGCCAGCTATGGCTTCTACCGCCTGATCGAGCTGCCCAGCATGGGCAGGCGCTAGGCCAGCGCCAGCGCGGCGCGGTAGCCGGGGATGGCCCGCACGGCCAGCGGGCGCAGCCCGGCCTGGTGGGCTATGGCTAGCAGCTCGGCCAGGGTGTAGGCCCGGCGGGCCGAGGCCAGGCCGTCGTGGCGGGTCAGGCGGTTGGCGCTGATCAGGTGGCCCAGCAGCCATGCCCCGGCCAGGCCCGGCCACGAGCGCAGCAGGTCGTTCAGCACCACGCCGTGGCGGGCCACGCGGCGCAGCTCGCGCAGCAGCGCCACGGCCTGGGGCGGCGCGAAGTGGTGCAGGGTGAACGAGCAGTGGGCCACGCCCACGCTGGCGTCGGCCAGGGGCAGCCGCAGCGCGTCGGCGGCGGCGTAGGCCACCCCGCCGCCGCGCATGGCCGCCATCCGCACGATCTGCGGGCTGATGTCCACCGCCAGCACACGTCCCGCGAAGGCGCGCGGCATGTCGCCGATCCCGCAGCCCACATCCAGCACATCCCACGCGGCGGGCTGCACAAATGCCGCAGCTGGTACCGCCCCGGTCAACTGTGCGGATTGTACAAAGCGCCGCACGGCCCACGTGCTCAGCCAGACGCCGCCGCCCAGGCGGTTGACCATAGACAGATCCAACAAATTCTCCAGCAGCTCGGCGTCGGCCAGGCCGGGCGCGTCGATCAGCTCCGGCTCATCCCTGCGGGGCAGCCCCACGGCCAGAATCGCGCCACCCCAGCGCCCGCCCCGCCCCATGTGGTCGGATGTGTCGCTATTTCGCATAAAGCGGTGAACCACAGCGCCTCTTGCTTTCTTTGCAAAAATCACAATAATGCTATAATAGCTCATCGTTCATTCTGCATAAATGCCGGGCCGTCTATTTGGTCAAGGCATACGATGAAGCAGAGACCCGGCACCCAGCCAGCCGTATCGTCAGCGGCCTGCGTGCCCGGCGCAGCGCTGTGGCTGCCAACCCCTGGTGTAATTTGCAATCTGCTTGGAAGCGCCCGCCCGCGCGAGCGACGCCGCCCGCGCCGTGCGCCGCGTGCCAAGCACCACTTTCGTTGAGCGACACTATGGCACCAGTCACCGTCCGCGATGTTGTACGCCTTGCCCTGCCGCCCGGCACCACGATCGTAGCCGGCAACAGCGGGCTTGCCCACCCCGTCACTTGGGTCGCCTCGCAGCGTGCCACGCCGCCGGTCTTCTCGAACCTGCGCGGCGGCGAGCTGGCGCTGGTCTCGGTGTCGGCGGCGCTGGCGCTGGATGACCAGCTCACCCTGCCGTCGCTGATCGAGCGACTGGCCCGGGTGCCGATCGCCGCCGTGGGGGCCATCGGCGAGATCAGCGAGGCCGCCCAGGCCGCCGCCGAGGATGCCCACATCCCCCTGCTGCACCTGCCCGACGACATCAACCCGCGCGAGGTCGAGCGCGAGGTGCAGCGGCTGATCAGCGACTACGAGGCCCAGCTCGACCGCCGCGCTGCCCAGCTGGGCAACCTGCTCACCCACCGCTCGCTGGCCGGCGCGGGGCTGCCGGGCCTGCTGGAGACGCTGGCCGAGCGCGTGGGGCAGGCCGTGGCCTGCTACAGCCTCAGCGGCGACATCCGCGCGATCAAGGGGCGCGGCTCCTCGCGCGTGGCGCTGCAGACGCTGCGGCCCACCGCGCCCGGCATCTACCAGCAGCTGGGCCAGCAGATCTGGGTGCAGCAGCTGGGCGCAAGCAGCGACCGCATGGGCTACCTGGCGATCGCAGGCCCCACCCTGGATGAGTGGGACAAGCTGGCCGCGCAGGCGGGTGCCGCCGCCATCGCGCTGGAGATCGCCAAGGAGCACGCGGTGCAGGCCGCCGAGGAGCGGCTGCGCGGCGACTTCGTGCAGGCCGTGCTGATGGGGCCGCCCGGCGACAGCGAGGCCCTGCTGCGCCGCGCCCAAGATCTCGGCTACGACCTGCGGGTGCCCCACGCGGCGGTGCTCTGCTCCACCAGCGGCAACGGCGCGCTCGATGAGCGCACCCTGGTGCGGCTGACCAGCGCGGTGAACAACGCGCTGAGCGCCCTGAACATGCCCGCCCCCACCATGCGCCGCGACGACGGCCTGCTGGCCTACATCCCCGTGCCCGAGCCGGGGCCGCGCGCCCGCGAGCTGGCCGAAAAGCTGCGTGTCCGCCTGTCCAACGACATCCCCACGATCGTGGTGGCGCTAGGCAAAGAGGCCGCCAACGTCACGGTGTGGTCGCGCTCGCTGCGCGAGGCCGAGCAGGCCATGATCCTCGGGCGGCAGCTGCTGGATAACGGGCGCGTGCTCGACTTCGGCGACCTGGGCGTGTACCGCCTGCTGTTCCTGCTGCGCGAGTCACCCGAGCTGTGGGATTTCTACCGCACCACGCTGGCCGCGCTGGCCGAGTACGACCAGAAGCAGCGCGCCGAGCTGCTGAAGACGCTGGAGGCCTTCTTCGCCAGCCTGGGCAACCTGGCCCAGACCGCCGAGGCGCTGCACGTGCACCGCAACACGCTGCTCTACCGGCTCAAGCGTATCGGCGAGATCAGCGGGCTGAATCTGGAAGACCCCGAGGAGCGCCTGGCGCTCTGGATCGCGCTCAAGGCCCACCGCGTGATGCGCACGCTCGACGCCACCCCCGACTAGCCCGCCCCCGCGCCGAGCGCTGAGATCGCCGCCTACCGAAGGAGCTAGCAATGCTTTCTCACGTCGATCCGCTCGCCGATCTCGCCGACCGCCAGGGGCTAGCGCGATTCGTCGATCAGCACATGCGCGCGCTGGGGGCCAGCGCCGCCAGCATGTTGCTGATCGAGATCGACATGTTCCCAAGCTACAGCGACCGCTACAGCGCCCAGGCCGCCGACCTGTGCCTGCGTGGCGTCGCCAGCACACTCCAGCGCCGCCTGCGCCACTATAGCGATCTGCTGGCGCGGCTGGAAGGCGCGACCTTCGCCGCGATCATCCAGGGCGGCGACGCCGAAACCGCCGCTCTGGTGGCCCAGCGCATGCAGGCGGCGGTCTACGCCCTAGGCATCCCCCACGCTGCCAGCCCCGCCGAGCGCGTGACCGTGAGCATCGGCGCGGCGGCGCGTCGCGACCTCGACCTGGATGCGCTGCTGGCCCAGGCCCAGGCCGCGCTGCAGCGCGCCAAGCAGGCTGGCCCGGGCGGCCTGAGCCGCTAGCACACCGCGAGGCCCCCAGGCGCATATGTGCCTGGGGGCCTCGCGATACCGGTGGCCCGACCCTAGGCCGCCACCTGCGCGCCCACAGCAAGCTCGCCGCGCACCACCTGGGTGTAGAAATCCTCGGTGATCGCACGGCCCGGGCAGCTGGGCTTGTTGTAGTCGCGGTGGCTAGAAAGCCCGCCCCAGCGCAGCAGCTCGGGGTGGGCGCACACCTGCTCGCCATGGGCAGTGGTGATGCAGCCGGGCCGCACGCCGTCGGCGTACATGTAGCGCAGGTCGAAGGTGCCCAAGCGGCGATGCAGCGCCTGCACCGCGCCGCGCACCATGCCCTGCACAGCGGCGGGCCAGCGCACCTGCTCGTAGTTTCCCACCACCTCGATCCCCACGCTGTAGTGCAGCTTGCCGCTGCGCTTGAACGAGTTGCCCCACTTGGCGTGGATGCCGATATCGCTCATCGGCGTCATCAGGTAGATGTAGCGCTCGTCGATGAACAGGTGCGGGCCGGCGCTCCAGCCCAGCGTGTTCTGGTAGTAGTTCTTCAGCACGCCCAGCTGGCGCAGCCGCTTGGCCTTGATCTGGATGGATGATAGGCCCTGCTCGTTGGCGTTCCAGACCTTCTTGGATGCGGCGCTCGGTGCCCAGGTGGTGGAGGGGTCGACCGTGTGGTGGAACACCACGAAGTCCGGCGGGATGGTGCCAAAGTTATAGGTCTTTAGGTAGGTGGTGAAGTCATCGATGGTCATCGCCATGTTCACAAACGGAAAGTTGGGCATCTCGCAATCCCCTCGTACACATAGTTGGGCATAGAGTAAAATCGCTTCTACCCCGTAGAACGCTGGGTGAGTTCACAAATAGGTTAGGTCTTAGGTAGGATCTCCACCTGACTATATTCCTCTATACTCGTTGGGCAACTCTGCTTTGAACCCATAGCTATTGTCCGAGCGCCAGATCACACAGCGAGCATCCTGCTATGCGCCACACGAGGCACCTGGCGCACGGCAGCCCGCCGCCCGCGTGGGGCTGCGCCGCGCTATGCTTGGGAAGAAAGGTTTTCGGAATGACTCGGGTTGATGTATTTGCTCTCGCGATGATGCTGGTGGGGGTACTGTGCATGTGCGGCGGGATCTTCGACTGGGCCTGGATGATCAACAGCCGCCGCGCCTGGATCATCCGCAAGATCTTCGGCTATATGGGCGCGCGCATCTACTACGTGGCCTGCGGTATGCTGCTGGTCTTCCTGGGCCTAGTCTCGCTGGCCCTGCGCCTGCGCGGCACCCTCTAGCCCTGGGCCATTCACCACAAAGACGCGGCGACACGAGAGGGCGAGCGGTCGCGGCACCATGGCGCAGGCACTGCTGGTGCCCGCTGGCGATGATCATGCCGCTGGCCAGCGCCTATGCGTTCTTGACTCACCAAGGATTCTTTACCACGAGGGCGCGAAGGCACGAAGATTCTTCGCGTCTTCGTGGTATTTGTTCCCGTTTGTTCCTTGGTGCCTTGGAGTCTTGGTGGTAAAACCTTCTGCCAGATGTCAGCGCATAGCCCATAACGCCCACCCGCCAGCGCTTGCGCCACGCAGCCCCCCATGCTATGCTATCGGCAACTCAGCAGAAGATAGCTATGCAACCGACATTCCCACGCCCAGCCCCCGCCGAGCGCTGCAGCATCTGCGGGGTGCCCCTGATCAGCGGGTACTACACCATCGACAGCCGCCGCGAGCGCTTCTGCGCCGAGTGCATGCGCACCCGCCCGCGCTGCTCGGGCTGCGGCATGCCCGTGGGCGAGGCCCACTGGACCCTGCACGACGGGCGCAATCTCTGCGCACGCTGCCACAGCATGGCTGTCTACGCCCCCGACGAGTCCCAGCGCCTCTACGACGCCACTGTCGACGCTATCGTGGCCCAGCTGGGGCTGGTGCTGCGCGTGGGCGTCAGCTTCCGCCTGGTGGATGTGCCCACCATGGCCCACGTGCGCGCCCAGGGCGGCGCGCCCCCCAGCGAGGCCCAGGTGCTGGGCGTCTACCAGCGCCAGGGCAGCCTGCGCGTGATCTACATGCTCTACGGCCTGCCCAAGCTGGTCTTCCGCACCACCGTGGCCCACGAGTACGCCCACGCCTGGCAGGGCGAGACATGCCCCCTGCTTGAGGACGAGGTGCTGCGCGAGGGCTTCGCCGAGTGGGTGGCCTACCACCACCTGCGCTGGCTGGGCTGCAGCCGCGCCGCCGAGGACATGCTCACATCCAACCACCCCTACCGCTCCATGCTCGAAAGCGTGCTGGCCATCGAGCGCCGCGTGGGCACCCAGGGCGTGATCAGCCACATCCTGGCCGTGGGGCGCGGGGCGGCCTAGCGGCAGCACACGGCCCTATCAACGCCCCACGCAGCGGCGTGCGGTAGGCATTGGCACATTGCCTTTCCCACCCGGCCCATGCGCAAAGGCGCTGCTGATGCACACTGGCCGTATGCGCCAGCAGCAGCGGCCTGGCCCATCCGGCGAAGGTGCAGCTATGGGCCTGCTGGCCATACGCCCAATCGCAGCAGGAAGGCAATGCCCAGCGCAGGCAGGCCGATTTTCCTCCCTGTTCTCCGCTTCGTACCCACACTCCTTCGTGGTATTTCCCCCGTTTCCCCTTCGGGCCTTCGCGTCTTCGTGGTTAAAAATCTCCGGTAGATCGAACGCGCAAGGCTCTGATCAAGAGCGCACCGCCTGTGCGCCAGCGGCGGCACTTGGCGTATAATAGCCAGCATGCCAAAGCTCTCGATCAACCTGTCGCCCGCCTTCGCCGCCCTCGGACCCCAGCGCGAGCCGCAGCTGTGCTACGCCCTGGCCCACCTGCGCGGCGAGTCCCTGGCCGACCACGCCGTCGAGTGGGCGCTGGTGGCCGACGCCAGCCGCTCCATGCGCATCCCGATCGTCGACGACGCGCAGTTCCGCGCCCTCATCCGCGAGGGCGGCGCGCAGGAGACCATGGTCGACGGTGTGGCCGTGTGGCAGCTGAATGCGCCCATCCCCCCCGAGCTGCGCGCCGCAGCCCGCAGCCCGCTCGACCATGTAGCCCACGCCCTGCACAGCCTGCTTGAGCGGCTTGGCGACGCCGATCGCTTCGCCCTAGTGGCCTGCGCCGAGGATGCCCTGCTGCTGCTGGGCAGCACCCCAGGCGACTCGCGCGCCGAGCTGGCCCACGGCATCGAGCGCCTGCGCACGCTCAACCTGGGCGACGAGACCGACCTGGCCCAGGGCATCGAGCTGGCGCTGGAGCACGTGTCGCGCGGGCGCGTGCTGCTGCTCACCGACGGCTTCACCCGCCGCCCCGAGCGCTGCCTAGAGCTGGCGGCCTACGCCGCCCAGCGCGGCATGGCCATCTCCACCATCGGCCTGGGCAGCGACTTCCAGGAGGATCTGCTCACCGCCATCGCCGACCAGAGCGGCGGCCAGGCCCACTTCGCCCACAAGGCCAGCGACATCCACCCGGCCATCGCCAGCGAGCTACGGGCGGCGCGCGCAGCGGCGGGCGGCCTCTCCGCCACCATCGCACCAGCCTCGGGGGCCACCCTGCGCCGCGTCACCCGCATCCGCCCCGCGCTCAGCGTGCTGCACGACGCGCCCACCCAGCAGCCCGCCAGCATCCGCCCCGGCGACGCCCTAGGCGAGGGCATCGCCTTGCTGATCGAGCTGCTGGTGCCCGCCGACATCGAGAGCCGCGCCGCGCTGGCCAGCATCACCCTGCAGGCCCCCGGCAGCGCACCGGCATCCGCCCAGCTCACCGTGCGCCGCTACGCCCAGCCGCAGGCCCTGCCCGCCGACGTGCGCGAGGCCGCCGCCCGCGCCAACATCGCCCGCCTGCAGCGCCGCGCCGCCGACGCCGTGGCCGCAGGCCGCCCGCACGACGCCGCCCGCATGCTGGCCACCGCCGCCGATCAGCTCGGCGCGCTGGGGGCCGAGCAGCTGGCCCAGGCCAGCCGCGAGCAGGCCGCCGCGCTCGCCACCATCGGCCAGACCGATACGCTCCGGCTCAAGGAGATCACCTACGCCACCCGCCGCCTCGCCTAGCGCGGCAGCCGCTGGCGCGCTTCGCTCGCCCTTCGCACAGGTTCGCCCGCAGAAACAAAGGATTGCACTGTTATGACAACCGATCAGTCCCAGCGGCCAGGGCGCTATGGCCCCTATGGCGGAAGCTACATCCCCGAGACCCTGGCCCCCGCCGTGGCCGCGCTAGAGCAGGCCTACGAGCAGGCCAAGCACGACCCAAGCTTCTGGGATGCATTCAACGCGCTCCAGCGCACCTACACCGGCAGGCCCACCCCCATCACCTACGCCCGCCGTCTCTCCGAGCACCTCGGCGGCGCGCAGATCTACCTCAAGCGCGAGGATCTGGCCCACACCGGCGCGCACAAGATCAACAACGCCCTGGGCCAGGGCCTGCTGGCCCAGCGCATGGGCAAGACCCGCATCATCGCCGAGACTGGCGCAGGCCAGCACGGCGTGGCCACCGCCGCCGTGTGCGCCATGCTGGGCATGGAGTGCATCGTCTACATGGGCACCGACGACATCGAGCGCCAGAAGCCCAACGTCTTCCGCATGCGCCTGATGGGCGCCGAGGTGCGCGGCGTCACCACCGGCAGCCGCACGCTCAAGGATGCCGTGAACGAGGCCATGCGCGACTGGGTGACCAACCCCGACTCGTACTACCTGCTCGGCTCGGCCCTGGGGCCGCACCCCTACCCCCTGATGGTGCGCGACTTCCAGAGCGTGATCGGACGCGAGGCCCGCGCCCAGATTCTAGAGGCCGCAGGCAAGCTGCCCAATGTGGTGATCGCCTGCGTCGGCGGCGGCTCCAACGCCATCGGCATCTTCCACGGCTTCCTGGATGACGAGAGCGTGGACCTGCGCGGCGTGGAGGCGGGCGGGCGCAGCGGCGAGCTAGGCCAGCACGCCGCCCGCTTCAGCGGCGGTCGCCCCGGCGTGTTCCAGGGCACCCGCAGCTATGTCCTGCAGGACAGCGACGGCCAGATCGCCAGCACCCACAGCATCTCGGCGGGCCTCGACTACGCCGCCGTCGGCCCCGAGCACGCCCTGCTGCACGACGAGGAGCGCGCCTTCTACACCTCGGCCACGGATGTCGAGGCCCTGGAGGCCTTCCAGACCCTCTCCAAGCAGGAGGGCATCCTGCCCGCGCTGGAAAGCTCGCACGCCCTGGCCGACGCCATCCGCCTGGCCCCCACCATGCGCAAGGATGAGATCATCCTGGTGAACCTGTCGGGCCGTGGCGACAAAGACATCTTCAGTGTGGCCGACGTGCTGGGCGTGGAGATCTAGGCCCTCACCTAGGGTTACGTTTCTGCGCAGGGCATTGAGATGTGGCTGCATACCTTATCCAGCGTGCTAGGGCATGCGCGACCCTTGTCCCATGCTGCCGCCGGACACAGGAACGCTTGATGTTGCCGCACCCTCGTCGTGCGCTGCCACGCCAACGATAGAATCCGTACTGTAGGGCGGGCTTCGTGCCCGCCT from the Chloroflexia bacterium SDU3-3 genome contains:
- a CDS encoding VWA domain-containing protein, giving the protein MASMPKLSINLSPAFAALGPQREPQLCYALAHLRGESLADHAVEWALVADASRSMRIPIVDDAQFRALIREGGAQETMVDGVAVWQLNAPIPPELRAAARSPLDHVAHALHSLLERLGDADRFALVACAEDALLLLGSTPGDSRAELAHGIERLRTLNLGDETDLAQGIELALEHVSRGRVLLLTDGFTRRPERCLELAAYAAQRGMAISTIGLGSDFQEDLLTAIADQSGGQAHFAHKASDIHPAIASELRAARAAAGGLSATIAPASGATLRRVTRIRPALSVLHDAPTQQPASIRPGDALGEGIALLIELLVPADIESRAALASITLQAPGSAPASAQLTVRRYAQPQALPADVREAAARANIARLQRRAADAVAAGRPHDAARMLATAADQLGALGAEQLAQASREQAAALATIGQTDTLRLKEITYATRRLA
- a CDS encoding protein DA1, which gives rise to MQPTFPRPAPAERCSICGVPLISGYYTIDSRRERFCAECMRTRPRCSGCGMPVGEAHWTLHDGRNLCARCHSMAVYAPDESQRLYDATVDAIVAQLGLVLRVGVSFRLVDVPTMAHVRAQGGAPPSEAQVLGVYQRQGSLRVIYMLYGLPKLVFRTTVAHEYAHAWQGETCPLLEDEVLREGFAEWVAYHHLRWLGCSRAAEDMLTSNHPYRSMLESVLAIERRVGTQGVISHILAVGRGAA
- the trpB gene encoding tryptophan synthase subunit beta — encoded protein: MTTDQSQRPGRYGPYGGSYIPETLAPAVAALEQAYEQAKHDPSFWDAFNALQRTYTGRPTPITYARRLSEHLGGAQIYLKREDLAHTGAHKINNALGQGLLAQRMGKTRIIAETGAGQHGVATAAVCAMLGMECIVYMGTDDIERQKPNVFRMRLMGAEVRGVTTGSRTLKDAVNEAMRDWVTNPDSYYLLGSALGPHPYPLMVRDFQSVIGREARAQILEAAGKLPNVVIACVGGGSNAIGIFHGFLDDESVDLRGVEAGGRSGELGQHAARFSGGRPGVFQGTRSYVLQDSDGQIASTHSISAGLDYAAVGPEHALLHDEERAFYTSATDVEALEAFQTLSKQEGILPALESSHALADAIRLAPTMRKDEIILVNLSGRGDKDIFSVADVLGVEI